The Candidatus Zymogenus saltonus genome includes a window with the following:
- the argJ gene encoding bifunctional glutamate N-acetyltransferase/amino-acid acetyltransferase ArgJ encodes MNPYDFTCPGFRAAGVASGIKGDGALDLGLIVSDSPTNAAAVFTKNRVKAAPLTVAAERVRGNSIRAVLANSGNANACTGDGGVSDAENTTWVVASLLKLPPEGVIPASTGVIGQRLPAENINSAARGLVSSLKPEGFVEFAEAIMTTDTFSKISKRIFSAGGCDYTILGIAKGAGMIRPDMATMLSFIVTDAPIRKDALSKALKGAVEVSFNAITVDGDTSTNDMVILMARDDAAFKGDVDTLAAIEDKFRENLGSLLVELAEMIVKDGEGATKMVSIKVLGAPNKRTARDVAFRVANSPLVKTAFFGEDPNWGRIMGAVGCVEGDFDPMGADIYFNDLKLVSGGVGNGIESERAAARIMKNRRFDVTIDLKGGKSTFTVLTTDFSFDYVKINAEYRS; translated from the coding sequence ATTAATCCTTACGACTTTACCTGCCCCGGCTTTCGCGCGGCGGGTGTGGCCTCCGGTATAAAGGGAGACGGCGCCCTCGACCTTGGTCTGATCGTCTCCGACTCTCCGACTAATGCCGCCGCCGTCTTCACGAAAAACCGGGTGAAGGCCGCCCCGTTGACAGTCGCGGCGGAAAGGGTCAGGGGAAACTCGATCAGGGCCGTCCTCGCAAACAGCGGAAACGCAAACGCCTGCACGGGAGACGGGGGGGTCTCGGACGCCGAAAATACGACCTGGGTCGTGGCGAGCCTGCTGAAGCTTCCACCGGAGGGGGTGATCCCGGCCTCCACCGGAGTCATCGGTCAGAGGCTTCCCGCGGAAAATATAAACAGTGCCGCAAGGGGGCTCGTATCCTCGCTTAAGCCCGAGGGCTTCGTCGAATTCGCCGAGGCGATAATGACCACCGACACCTTCTCCAAGATATCAAAGAGGATTTTTTCGGCGGGAGGTTGCGACTACACGATATTGGGGATCGCCAAGGGGGCCGGGATGATCAGGCCAGACATGGCGACGATGCTCTCGTTTATCGTGACCGACGCCCCGATACGCAAAGACGCCCTCAGCAAAGCCCTCAAGGGGGCGGTCGAGGTATCGTTCAACGCCATCACCGTAGACGGGGACACCAGCACAAACGACATGGTCATCTTGATGGCAAGGGACGACGCTGCGTTCAAGGGGGACGTAGATACCTTGGCGGCCATCGAGGACAAGTTTAGGGAAAACCTCGGATCTCTCTTAGTGGAGCTTGCCGAGATGATCGTTAAGGACGGCGAGGGGGCGACAAAGATGGTGTCTATAAAAGTTTTGGGCGCCCCGAACAAGAGGACGGCGAGGGATGTTGCGTTCAGGGTCGCCAACTCCCCCTTAGTCAAGACCGCCTTTTTCGGCGAGGACCCGAACTGGGGGCGCATAATGGGGGCGGTGGGCTGCGTCGAGGGCGACTTCGACCCGATGGGGGCGGACATATACTTCAACGACCTGAAATTGGTGTCGGGCGGGGTGGGAAACGGGATCGAGAGCGAGAGGGCGGCGGCCCGGATCATGAAAAACCGCAGGTTTGACGTCACCATCGACCTCAAGGGGGGGAAATCCACTTTCACCGTTCTGACGACCGACTTTTCTTTCGACTATGTTAAAATTAACGCTGAATACAGAAGCTGA
- the secA gene encoding preprotein translocase subunit SecA, producing the protein MFGAVLKKIIGSKNEREIRRMLPIVEAINALEPEMMKLSDMDLRAKTEEFKKRLGEGWELDDLIEESFAVVREASRRTIGLRHFDVQLIGGIVLHEGKIAEMKTGEGKTLVATLPAYLNGLTGRGVYIVTVNDYLAKRDREWMGRIFEFLGLTVGVILHDMSDEERKAAYACDIVYGTNNEYGFDYLRDNMKFNLENYVQREPFFAIVDEVDSILIDEARTPLIISSQVDRDSHQYDTLKPLIKRLVTRQKEHVNNLFVKAVELEKGGDFEGSMINLIRVERGDPKNRRLLKLLADRKEIKKEMTRMEGYIARDKRTQELEEGLLYMFSEKEHNVSFTEEGQGIIRTSLGDLFDFGDINEEYIKIEQDESLSTAEKENKKKAVGMEFEDKTEKIHNLSQLLKAYTLFENDVDYVVNNGEVIIVDQFTGRMMPGRRYSDGLHQALEAKEDVTIAKATRTVATVTLQNYFRMFEKLAGMTGTADTEAEEFNKVYKLDVMVIPTNRPLRRDEYSDLIYKTENGKFLAVADEIAELNREGRPVLVGTTSIEKSEKLSRLLKMRKIPHLVLNAKHHEREAEIVSGAGQYGAVTIATNMAGRGTDIVLGDEVPELGGLHIIGTERHESRRIDNQLRGRSGRQGDKGSSQFYLSLEDDLLRIFGADRIMSVMNRLGMEEGEAIEHSLLTKAIENAQRKVEGNNFSIRKNLLEYDDVMNKQREVIYERRREILGKDDLRDDIMEMIEEKVEEIMYLYTSDKGFIEDWDAIGIAESIMTYFSMPINLEDPQISEMNNDDFADWLLDSVTKRYMAKEEHLTPPLMRHLEKMLMLETLDSNWRDHLEAMDQLKEGIGLRAYGQRNPLIEYQKEGFNLFSEMGENVKGELLGKIFRVQIAREEEVRPRLAIDNLNLVHRDFTGAMAAAASQAEAGEAMQTNRGEDSAPQKPKTVVRESAKIGRNDPCPCGSGKKYKKCCGKVAEAS; encoded by the coding sequence ATGTTTGGCGCCGTATTAAAAAAGATAATCGGTTCTAAAAACGAGAGGGAAATAAGGCGGATGCTTCCCATCGTCGAGGCAATAAATGCCCTCGAGCCGGAGATGATGAAGCTCTCCGACATGGACCTCAGGGCAAAGACGGAGGAGTTCAAAAAAAGGCTTGGAGAGGGGTGGGAGCTGGATGATCTCATAGAGGAGTCCTTCGCCGTGGTCAGGGAGGCGTCCCGGAGAACCATCGGGCTGAGGCACTTCGACGTGCAGCTTATCGGCGGCATAGTCCTACACGAGGGGAAGATCGCCGAGATGAAGACCGGCGAGGGAAAGACCCTCGTGGCAACGCTCCCCGCATACCTTAACGGCCTCACCGGAAGGGGCGTCTACATCGTCACCGTAAACGACTACCTGGCGAAAAGAGACAGAGAGTGGATGGGGCGTATATTTGAGTTTCTGGGACTTACCGTCGGCGTAATCCTCCACGACATGAGCGACGAGGAGAGAAAAGCCGCCTACGCCTGCGACATAGTCTACGGGACGAACAACGAATACGGCTTCGACTACCTCAGGGACAACATGAAGTTCAACCTCGAAAACTACGTCCAGAGGGAGCCATTCTTCGCCATCGTCGACGAGGTGGACTCGATTTTGATCGACGAGGCCAGAACCCCCCTCATAATCTCCAGCCAGGTGGACAGGGACTCTCACCAGTACGATACCCTGAAGCCCCTTATTAAGAGGCTCGTTACGAGGCAGAAGGAGCACGTAAATAACCTCTTCGTGAAGGCAGTGGAGCTGGAAAAGGGGGGCGATTTCGAGGGATCTATGATAAACCTCATCCGCGTGGAGAGGGGGGACCCGAAAAACAGGCGGCTTTTGAAACTGCTCGCCGACAGAAAAGAGATAAAAAAAGAGATGACCCGCATGGAGGGCTATATAGCTAGGGACAAGAGGACGCAGGAGCTCGAAGAGGGACTCCTCTACATGTTCTCGGAGAAGGAGCACAACGTCTCCTTCACCGAGGAGGGCCAGGGCATTATCAGGACCTCCCTAGGGGACCTTTTCGACTTCGGCGACATCAACGAAGAGTACATCAAGATAGAGCAGGACGAGTCGTTGTCCACCGCCGAGAAGGAAAACAAGAAGAAGGCGGTGGGGATGGAATTCGAGGACAAGACCGAAAAGATCCACAACCTCTCCCAACTCCTCAAGGCGTACACCCTCTTTGAAAACGACGTGGATTATGTCGTTAATAACGGGGAAGTAATAATAGTCGATCAATTCACGGGAAGGATGATGCCGGGGCGGCGCTACAGCGACGGCCTCCACCAGGCCCTCGAGGCGAAGGAGGACGTCACTATAGCAAAGGCTACGAGGACCGTAGCCACGGTCACCCTTCAGAACTACTTCAGGATGTTCGAAAAGCTCGCCGGCATGACCGGAACCGCAGACACAGAGGCGGAGGAGTTCAACAAGGTCTACAAGCTTGACGTGATGGTAATTCCCACAAACAGGCCCCTCAGGAGAGATGAATACTCCGATCTCATCTACAAGACCGAGAACGGAAAGTTTCTGGCGGTGGCCGACGAGATCGCGGAGCTCAACAGGGAGGGGAGACCGGTCCTCGTCGGAACGACATCCATTGAAAAATCGGAGAAGCTCTCCCGACTCCTCAAGATGAGGAAGATACCCCATCTGGTGCTGAACGCCAAGCACCACGAGCGGGAGGCGGAGATAGTGAGCGGGGCCGGCCAGTACGGCGCCGTAACAATCGCAACTAACATGGCCGGGAGGGGAACCGACATCGTCCTCGGCGATGAAGTTCCGGAGCTGGGGGGACTCCACATTATCGGAACGGAGCGCCATGAGAGCAGGAGGATCGACAACCAGTTGAGGGGCCGCTCCGGCAGGCAGGGGGACAAGGGATCGTCCCAGTTCTACCTATCCCTCGAAGACGACCTTCTGAGGATCTTCGGGGCGGACAGGATCATGTCCGTGATGAACCGCCTCGGGATGGAGGAGGGGGAGGCGATCGAGCATAGCCTCCTCACCAAGGCGATCGAGAACGCCCAGAGGAAGGTCGAGGGAAACAACTTTTCCATCAGAAAGAACCTCCTTGAATACGACGACGTGATGAACAAGCAGAGAGAGGTCATCTACGAGAGGCGCAGGGAGATTCTGGGAAAGGACGATCTCAGAGACGACATCATGGAGATGATCGAGGAGAAGGTCGAAGAGATCATGTATTTATATACCTCCGACAAGGGCTTCATCGAGGACTGGGACGCCATAGGGATAGCGGAATCGATCATGACCTACTTCTCCATGCCGATAAACCTCGAAGACCCGCAAATCTCCGAGATGAACAATGACGATTTCGCCGACTGGCTCCTGGACAGCGTGACCAAGAGGTACATGGCGAAGGAGGAGCACCTCACCCCGCCCCTCATGAGACATCTTGAGAAGATGCTTATGCTCGAAACCCTGGACTCCAACTGGCGGGATCACCTGGAGGCGATGGATCAATTGAAGGAGGGGATCGGGCTTCGGGCCTACGGCCAGAGAAACCCGTTGATCGAGTACCAAAAAGAGGGATTCAATCTCTTCTCCGAGATGGGGGAAAACGTCAAGGGGGAGCTTCTCGGCAAAATATTCAGGGTACAGATAGCCAGGGAAGAGGAGGTAAGGCCGAGACTCGCCATCGACAACCTCAACCTCGTCCACAGGGATTTCACCGGGGCCATGGCCGCGGCCGCCTCTCAGGCGGAGGCGGGGGAGGCGATGCAGACAAACAGGGGCGAAGACTCCGCACCACAAAAACCGAAGACGGTGGTCCGGGAGAGCGCGAAAATAGGCAGGAACGACCCCTGCCCCTGCGGAAGCGGAAAGAAATACAAAAAGTGCTGCGGGAAGGTGGCGGAGGCGTCATAG
- a CDS encoding peptidoglycan DD-metalloendopeptidase family protein: MNRKIAVSNFLSTLVNIFKSKKYFTIIIVPQKAQKVHKFKISDLSLTILGVLTLFFIIISGFMLFNYFELVSKATTVGDLRETNMRQKEKIREFQDKIDTLEAQMEKIRQFDEKLRIITNIGEYTKGEEMFGVGGPLPEEGESVTDVDKYTKSLMKEISVDLDKLQEESKLREESIQELLSFLEDQKNILASTPSIWPARGFITSGFGYRRSPYTKTLRMHEGLDIANKVGTAVIAPADGIVVFAGIEGGYGKLLTIDHGYGIATRYGHLDSILVKEGDKIKRGAKIGTIGQTGLTTGPHLHYEVRVNSVPVNPKNYILN, from the coding sequence ATGAATAGAAAAATAGCTGTAAGTAATTTCCTTTCGACATTAGTAAATATTTTCAAGTCCAAGAAATACTTCACTATAATAATAGTCCCTCAAAAAGCCCAAAAGGTACACAAGTTCAAGATCTCCGATCTTTCCTTGACGATCCTGGGGGTTTTGACTCTCTTTTTCATCATCATTTCCGGATTTATGCTCTTTAACTACTTCGAGTTGGTCTCCAAGGCCACCACCGTGGGCGACCTGAGAGAGACAAACATGAGACAGAAGGAGAAGATCCGGGAGTTTCAGGACAAGATAGATACCTTAGAAGCCCAGATGGAAAAGATCCGTCAATTCGACGAGAAACTCAGGATAATCACCAACATCGGCGAATATACTAAGGGAGAGGAGATGTTCGGCGTCGGCGGCCCGCTGCCCGAAGAGGGGGAAAGCGTGACGGATGTCGATAAGTATACAAAATCATTGATGAAGGAGATAAGCGTCGACCTCGACAAGCTCCAGGAGGAATCGAAGCTTCGAGAGGAGAGCATCCAGGAGCTTTTGAGCTTCCTCGAGGATCAAAAGAACATCCTGGCCAGCACCCCCTCCATCTGGCCGGCCCGGGGATTTATAACGTCCGGCTTCGGCTATAGGCGCTCCCCATACACCAAGACCCTCAGGATGCACGAGGGCCTCGATATTGCCAATAAGGTTGGAACGGCGGTGATTGCCCCGGCAGACGGTATCGTCGTATTCGCCGGAATCGAGGGGGGATACGGCAAGCTCCTCACCATCGACCACGGATACGGAATCGCGACACGCTACGGACACCTCGATTCAATCCTCGTCAAGGAGGGGGACAAAATCAAGAGGGGTGCAAAGATCGGAACCATCGGACAGACGGGACTCACGACCGGGCCCCACCTGCACTATGAGGTCCGTGTAAACAGCGTACCAGTGAATCCGAAGAACTACATTTTGAATTAA
- a CDS encoding tetratricopeptide repeat protein — protein MFCNLCGTNLPDGSLQCSKCKNFFPINLEERSYKVILESFTDYNAKKETAKYLASRSKESNLKSILLRLDNLPLVISNRMPKGRAAELERNFTKLGARVKFVPVIESPEDKQRLIEELRRPLKRSYLNEMKLEIPESVEKLEAETKSINPSLRYFILLLVFLLIGLSLAFMYQYYKKFYETNQPIGPGVSPTSPAETPSEAPVSPLPETTPEEKNEGENPTIDTGTLKKEPEIEIPDLTAKSSRSSYAEGVELFQKGRFEEALKIFLKALGENPNDTALKRSVSICYSAMGWQELKKNNIEGAKVHFSNSLHYSNQEFSTYKGLGRISEVEGDLRSAEKYYRTAMKLNPEDDDILMYLGYVLYQQEKLEEALVFIKRYSEKHPNDELAKQYLAKIEREYSIEGAFDKKEGSHFVIKYEGGSREVVGNFLLTTLEEVYEKVGVTLGRYPTKKLTVVLYADKEFKEATKTPDWAGALFDGKIRIPIKGLTGKTEELTAMVTHEYTHAVIFDIAGSGCPVWLHEGLAQYMEGKSTVEADELVLEYYRRYKDLPSLRQFSGGFMGLGTTQAYFAYMYSLSGTNYMIKTYGIGFIRDLLEAIGEGKEFDEAFTETYYITFDSFMNRWKNSLKNKS, from the coding sequence ATGTTTTGTAATCTATGCGGAACAAATCTTCCGGATGGCTCACTCCAATGCAGTAAGTGCAAGAATTTCTTTCCGATAAACCTCGAAGAGCGAAGCTACAAGGTAATCCTCGAATCCTTTACCGACTATAACGCAAAAAAGGAGACGGCGAAGTACCTTGCCTCTCGCTCAAAAGAGAGCAATCTAAAAAGTATCTTATTGAGGCTCGATAATCTCCCCCTTGTCATCTCGAACAGAATGCCAAAGGGAAGGGCCGCCGAGCTTGAGCGCAACTTCACCAAGCTTGGGGCCCGGGTGAAGTTCGTCCCCGTAATCGAGAGTCCAGAGGATAAACAGAGGCTAATCGAGGAGCTGAGACGTCCCTTAAAAAGGTCTTATCTCAACGAAATGAAGCTCGAGATCCCGGAGTCGGTCGAGAAGCTCGAAGCGGAGACAAAATCTATAAATCCGAGCCTCAGGTATTTCATTTTATTACTGGTTTTTCTTTTGATTGGGCTCTCCCTGGCGTTCATGTACCAGTACTACAAGAAATTCTACGAGACCAATCAGCCGATCGGCCCTGGGGTTTCCCCCACCTCTCCCGCAGAAACTCCCTCGGAGGCTCCCGTCTCCCCGTTGCCGGAGACAACTCCGGAAGAAAAAAACGAGGGGGAAAATCCGACCATTGACACGGGTACGCTTAAGAAGGAACCGGAAATAGAGATCCCCGATTTGACGGCAAAATCCTCCCGTTCGTCATATGCCGAGGGAGTGGAACTTTTTCAAAAGGGGCGGTTTGAAGAGGCCCTGAAGATATTTCTCAAGGCGCTCGGTGAAAATCCAAACGACACGGCGCTGAAGAGGAGCGTCTCAATATGCTATTCGGCCATGGGATGGCAGGAGTTGAAAAAAAACAACATCGAGGGGGCGAAAGTCCACTTCAGCAATTCCCTTCATTATTCAAATCAGGAATTCTCGACGTATAAGGGGTTGGGACGGATCTCCGAAGTCGAGGGCGATTTAAGATCGGCGGAGAAATACTACAGAACCGCAATGAAGCTGAATCCCGAGGACGACGATATTTTGATGTACCTCGGGTATGTTTTATATCAGCAGGAAAAACTCGAAGAGGCGCTGGTATTCATCAAAAGGTATTCCGAAAAACACCCCAACGACGAGCTCGCCAAGCAATATCTTGCCAAGATCGAGCGCGAGTATTCCATCGAGGGCGCCTTCGACAAAAAGGAGGGGAGCCACTTCGTCATCAAGTACGAGGGGGGCTCCCGGGAAGTTGTAGGGAACTTTCTCTTGACCACCCTCGAGGAGGTATACGAGAAGGTCGGGGTGACCCTCGGCAGATACCCCACGAAAAAACTCACCGTAGTCCTATACGCAGACAAGGAGTTCAAGGAGGCGACAAAAACCCCTGACTGGGCGGGCGCCCTGTTTGACGGAAAGATACGGATTCCGATAAAGGGGCTGACCGGAAAAACCGAAGAGCTAACCGCAATGGTCACCCACGAATACACCCATGCCGTGATCTTCGACATCGCCGGCTCGGGATGCCCGGTCTGGCTCCATGAGGGATTGGCCCAATATATGGAGGGAAAGTCGACAGTGGAGGCCGACGAGCTCGTTCTCGAATATTACAGACGATACAAAGACCTCCCGTCGCTGAGACAGTTCTCAGGGGGATTTATGGGCCTTGGGACGACTCAGGCCTATTTCGCATATATGTACAGCCTCTCCGGCACCAACTACATGATAAAGACGTACGGAATCGGCTTTATAAGGGACCTCCTGGAAGCGATCGGCGAGGGGAAGGAATTCGACGAGGCCTTCACCGAGACATACTACATCACTTTCGACTCCTTCATGAACCGCTGGAAGAACAGCCTGAAGAACAAGTCGTAA
- a CDS encoding septum formation initiator family protein has protein sequence MKIVKNLRQTLTIASVVVSLTILGFTVFGKRGFISFMTMKERKKSISLEIESLQNQNSALKDELIRLKSKEYRERVVRSKMGMAKDGEVIYIFTPE, from the coding sequence GTGAAGATAGTGAAAAATCTCAGGCAAACCCTCACGATTGCATCCGTAGTCGTCTCCTTGACGATTTTGGGCTTTACCGTCTTCGGAAAGCGTGGATTCATCAGTTTTATGACGATGAAAGAGAGGAAAAAGAGCATCTCCCTCGAAATCGAGAGCCTGCAGAACCAAAACAGCGCCCTAAAGGACGAGCTCATCCGCCTTAAGAGCAAGGAATATCGTGAGCGCGTCGTCAGGTCAAAGATGGGGATGGCAAAGGATGGGGAAGTTATTTACATTTTCACCCCAGAGTAA
- a CDS encoding DUF1178 family protein, with the protein MIAIDIKCDNGHIFEGWFSDSDSFKEQREKLLISCPYCGCNDVERIPSTFSIGNRSIPANSNASVNKAGDNKGKVPIPIQANLYELQEYISKHFEDVGTGFAEEALKIHLGFEEKKNIRGTTTEEEERELMEEGVPFVKIPIIKFDS; encoded by the coding sequence ATGATAGCAATCGATATAAAGTGCGACAACGGCCACATCTTTGAAGGATGGTTTTCCGACAGCGATTCGTTTAAGGAGCAGAGGGAAAAACTCCTTATAAGCTGCCCGTATTGCGGCTGCAACGATGTCGAGCGGATACCGTCGACCTTTTCCATCGGCAACAGGTCGATCCCGGCAAACTCAAACGCCTCGGTAAATAAAGCAGGGGACAATAAGGGAAAGGTTCCGATACCCATCCAGGCAAACCTCTACGAGCTCCAGGAATACATAAGCAAGCACTTCGAGGATGTGGGGACCGGCTTTGCGGAGGAGGCGCTGAAAATCCATCTCGGTTTCGAGGAGAAGAAAAATATCCGCGGCACCACTACCGAAGAAGAGGAGAGGGAGCTTATGGAAGAGGGGGTTCCCTTTGTAAAGATCCCGATAATCAAGTTCGACAGCTGA
- a CDS encoding diguanylate cyclase, whose protein sequence is MKKVLIVEDSELTREMVKDTLSTKGYEVVEAKDGLEGIRLAYEQNPDLIILDVIMPRMDGISLCKILSQGSETRDIPIIMLTSRTSSKDVKKGLDAGAVDYIKKPFDEIELLARVKSALRVKSYKTQIDFLKAKLNELSTTDELTDLKNAGYFWDYLNREINKIPRLKKPLSLIIIDIDNFKRVNDNFGHLVGDRVLKEIATILTVNLRKYDLLARYGGEEFVVVLIDTDEDGAFKVAEDLRRKIGENVFKENGKNFHLSASAGVASVVPDMPKNAINTISLFERADKALNEAKTKGMGMSVITPISYDEDKFENEAINKV, encoded by the coding sequence TTGAAAAAAGTATTGATAGTAGAAGATTCCGAACTCACGCGGGAGATGGTTAAGGATACGCTCTCCACAAAAGGCTACGAAGTCGTCGAGGCGAAGGACGGGCTCGAGGGGATCAGGCTTGCCTACGAGCAAAATCCCGATCTCATCATATTAGATGTGATTATGCCGAGGATGGACGGGATATCTCTATGTAAGATCTTAAGCCAGGGCTCGGAGACCAGGGATATACCGATAATAATGCTGACTTCCAGGACATCCTCGAAGGATGTGAAGAAGGGTCTCGATGCGGGAGCGGTTGATTATATAAAAAAGCCATTTGACGAGATCGAGCTTCTTGCCAGGGTGAAATCGGCGCTCAGGGTCAAGTCGTACAAGACACAGATAGATTTTCTCAAGGCCAAGCTTAATGAGCTCTCGACCACCGACGAGCTGACCGATCTCAAAAACGCCGGCTACTTCTGGGATTACCTGAACCGCGAGATAAACAAAATCCCCCGACTCAAAAAGCCTCTTTCGCTGATCATTATTGACATCGATAACTTCAAGCGGGTAAACGACAATTTCGGGCATCTCGTGGGAGACAGGGTGCTGAAAGAGATCGCGACAATTTTAACGGTGAACCTGCGCAAATACGACCTACTGGCAAGGTACGGCGGGGAAGAATTTGTGGTGGTCCTTATAGACACCGACGAGGACGGGGCCTTCAAGGTGGCCGAAGACCTTAGAAGAAAGATCGGGGAAAATGTATTCAAAGAGAATGGAAAGAACTTTCATCTCTCAGCGAGCGCAGGGGTGGCCTCCGTCGTGCCGGATATGCCTAAGAACGCGATAAACACCATATCCCTTTTTGAACGGGCCGACAAGGCCCTAAACGAGGCCAAGACGAAAGGGATGGGGATGAGCGTGATTACGCCTATCTCATACGATGAAGATAAATTCGAGAATGAGGCAATAAATAAAGTGTAA
- the rplU gene encoding 50S ribosomal protein L21, protein MYAVIKTGGKQYRVSSGDTISVEKLSGNVGDKIDIEDVLMVGGDKEPKVGSPNVKGAKVSGTIVSQGKGKKITVLKYKRRKGYRRKQGHRQDQTRIKIDEIVV, encoded by the coding sequence ATGTATGCAGTAATCAAGACCGGCGGTAAACAGTACAGGGTGTCTTCCGGAGATACCATCTCCGTGGAAAAGCTGTCGGGAAACGTCGGGGATAAGATCGATATTGAAGACGTCCTTATGGTTGGGGGGGATAAAGAGCCGAAGGTCGGCTCTCCAAATGTAAAGGGCGCAAAGGTTTCAGGGACCATCGTCTCCCAGGGGAAGGGGAAGAAGATAACCGTCCTTAAGTACAAGAGAAGAAAGGGATACAGGAGAAAGCAGGGACACAGGCAGGACCAGACGAGAATCAAGATCGACGAGATAGTCGTGTAA
- the rpmA gene encoding 50S ribosomal protein L27, protein MAHKKGQGSSRNGRDSAGRRLGLKCGAGQTISAGSIIVRQRGSKIHPGVNVGMGKDHTLFALIDGKVEFGNISGGKKKVSVITED, encoded by the coding sequence ATGGCACACAAAAAGGGACAGGGAAGTTCCAGAAACGGAAGGGACAGCGCGGGCAGGAGATTGGGCCTCAAGTGCGGGGCCGGACAGACGATCAGCGCGGGGAGCATCATCGTCCGCCAGCGGGGGTCGAAAATTCACCCGGGAGTCAATGTGGGGATGGGAAAGGATCACACCCTTTTTGCCCTGATAGACGGGAAAGTAGAGTTCGGTAATATCTCCGGCGGCAAGAAGAAAGTCAGCGTCATCACCGAAGACTGA
- the obgE gene encoding GTPase ObgE: protein MKFVDEATIEIKSGAGGDGCMSFRREKYVPKGGPNGGDGGNGGDVYIVGNPQMSTLLDYKYRQHWAAKRGAHGKGKDQHGKNGKDLIIPVPMGTEVLDAQKGELIVDVVEPDVKVLLLKGGRGGRGNARFASPTNRAPREFEKGGPERSAVIRLSLKVIADVGIIGFPNAGKSTLISKISRARPKIADYPFTTLTPTLGIVSLDGGRSFVMADIPGIIEGAHKGVGLGTRFLKHVERTKVLIHLLDLNPQSGRDPARDYEILNSELKSFSTALYQKPQVVAANKTDLPGSKEKFDELVDRLSTLDIDIFPISAINGDGTKRLLNAVYGVMEGLGKKEAE from the coding sequence GTGAAGTTCGTTGACGAGGCGACAATAGAGATAAAGTCAGGGGCCGGTGGCGACGGCTGCATGAGCTTTCGCAGGGAAAAGTACGTCCCAAAAGGCGGACCGAACGGCGGCGACGGCGGGAACGGCGGAGACGTCTATATAGTCGGAAATCCCCAGATGTCCACCCTCCTCGACTACAAGTACAGGCAGCACTGGGCCGCAAAGCGCGGCGCCCACGGGAAGGGCAAGGATCAGCACGGGAAAAACGGAAAAGACCTAATAATACCCGTTCCGATGGGAACCGAGGTTCTGGACGCTCAAAAAGGAGAGCTGATCGTCGATGTGGTCGAGCCGGACGTCAAGGTTCTTCTGCTCAAGGGCGGAAGGGGGGGCAGGGGAAACGCACGCTTCGCCTCCCCGACAAACAGGGCGCCCAGGGAATTTGAGAAGGGAGGTCCCGAAAGGTCGGCAGTTATCCGCCTCTCCCTCAAGGTTATCGCCGACGTCGGCATTATTGGGTTTCCGAACGCCGGCAAGTCTACCCTGATAAGCAAGATCTCCAGGGCGAGGCCGAAGATCGCCGACTATCCCTTTACCACCCTTACCCCGACCCTCGGGATCGTATCCCTCGACGGCGGGAGGAGTTTCGTGATGGCCGACATCCCCGGGATCATCGAGGGGGCGCATAAGGGGGTGGGGTTGGGGACGAGATTCCTGAAGCACGTGGAGAGGACCAAGGTCCTGATTCACCTCCTTGACCTGAATCCGCAGAGCGGGAGGGACCCGGCCCGGGATTACGAGATTCTGAACTCCGAGCTTAAATCCTTCAGCACGGCCCTCTATCAAAAGCCCCAGGTGGTGGCGGCGAACAAGACAGACCTCCCCGGCTCCAAAGAGAAATTTGACGAGCTTGTGGATCGACTCTCCACATTAGATATTGACATTTTCCCCATTTCTGCTATCAATGGGGATGGAACCAAGAGGCTCCTGAATGCCGTGTATGGCGTGATGGAGGGGCTTGGTAAAAAAGAGGCGGAGTAG